Proteins from one Juglans microcarpa x Juglans regia isolate MS1-56 chromosome 1S, Jm3101_v1.0, whole genome shotgun sequence genomic window:
- the LOC121247865 gene encoding DNA-directed RNA polymerase III subunit RPC10-like, whose translation MEFCPTCGNMLQYELPHMGRPSRFFCPTCPYVCHIETKVKIKKKQRLVKKELEPVITEDDMKNASHTDATCPRCGHGRAAYVQFQTRSADEPATTFYTCLNETCRNKWRDD comes from the exons ATGGAATTCTGTCCAACTTGTGGAAACATGCTGCAGTATGAGTTACCTCATATGGGCCGCCCTTCTCGATTCTTCTGCCCGACATGTCCCTATGTGTGCCACATAGAGACCAAG GTTAAGATAAAGAAAAAGCAGCGTCTGGTTAAGAAAGAATTAGAACCCGTCATCACCGAAGATGACATGAAGAATGCGTCTCATACTGACG CAACATGCCCAAGATGTGGTCATGGAAGGGCTGCTTACGTACAATTTCAGACTAGATCAGCTGATGAGCCAGCAACCACATTTTATACATGCTTGAATGAGACTTGCAGAAACAAATGGAGGGACGATTAG